One Odocoileus virginianus isolate 20LAN1187 ecotype Illinois chromosome 4, Ovbor_1.2, whole genome shotgun sequence DNA segment encodes these proteins:
- the LOC139034824 gene encoding keratin-associated protein 10-8-like isoform X2 — MAASTLSVCSSDLSYNCPESCCEPPCCAPSCCAPAPRLTLLCAPVSCESSPCCQPACSSSYPASCCQPSSCQSSCCTSSPCQQACCEPVCCRPVCCTPVCCRPVCCEPVCSCSRPTCCVPTSSCQPSCCTSSPCQQACCEPVCCTPVCCRPVCCEASPCSAPSSCCRPSSSVSLLCRPVCRPACCMPASSCQPSCCRPASSVSLLCRPACSRPACYVPISAPEPCC; from the exons ATGGCCGCCTCCACCCTGTCCGTCTGCTCCAGCGACCTGAGCTACAACTGTCCAGAGAGCTGCTGCGAGCCCCCCTGCTGTGCCCCCAGCTGCTGCGCCCCGGCCCCCCGCCTGACCCTCCTCTGTGCCCCAGTGAGCTGCGAGTCCAGCCCCTGCTGCCAGCCAGCCTGCAGCAGCTCCTACCCAGCCTCATGCTGCCAGCCGTCTAGCTGCCAGTCCTCCTGCTGCACCTCCTCCCCCTGCCAGCAGGCCTGCTGCGAGCCCGTCTGCTGCAGGCCCGTCTGCTGCACTCCTGTCTGCTGCAGGCCCGTCTGCTGTGAGCCCGTCTGCT CATGCTCCCGCCCCACCTGCTGTGTGCCCACCTCCTCCTGCCAGCCCTCCTGCTGCACCTCCTCCCCCTGCCAGCAGGCCTGCTGCGAGCCCGTCTGCTGCACTCCTGTCTGCTGCAGGCCCGTCTGCTGTGAGGCCTCCCCCTGCTCAGCCCCCTCATCCTGCTGCAGAccctcctcctctgtgtccctCCTCTGCCGCCCCGTGTGCCGCCCCGCCTGCTGCATGCCCGCCTCCTCCTGCCAGCCCAGCTGCTGCCGCCCGGCCTCCTCTGTGTCCCTCCTCTGCCGGCCCGCATGCTCCCGCCCCGCCTGCTATGTCCCTATCTCCGCCCCAGAGCCCTGCTGCTGA
- the LOC139034824 gene encoding keratin-associated protein 10-8-like isoform X1, whose amino-acid sequence MAASTLSVCSSDLSYNCPESCCEPPCCAPSCCAPAPRLTLLCAPVSCESSPCCQPACSSSYPASCCQPSSCQSSCCTSSPCQQACCEPVCCRPVCCTPVCCRPVCSPSSCCKSSSSVSLLCRPACCVPASSCQPSCCRPASCVSLLCRPTCSRPTCCVPTSSCQPSCCTSSPCQQACCEPVCCTPVCCRPVCCEASPCSAPSSCCRPSSSVSLLCRPVCRPACCMPASSCQPSCCRPASSVSLLCRPACSRPACYVPISAPEPCC is encoded by the exons ATGGCCGCCTCCACCCTGTCCGTCTGCTCCAGCGACCTGAGCTACAACTGTCCAGAGAGCTGCTGCGAGCCCCCCTGCTGTGCCCCCAGCTGCTGCGCCCCGGCCCCCCGCCTGACCCTCCTCTGTGCCCCAGTGAGCTGCGAGTCCAGCCCCTGCTGCCAGCCAGCCTGCAGCAGCTCCTACCCAGCCTCATGCTGCCAGCCGTCTAGCTGCCAGTCCTCCTGCTGCACCTCCTCCCCCTGCCAGCAGGCCTGCTGCGAGCCCGTCTGCTGCAGGCCCGTCTGCTGCACTCCTGTCTGCTGCAGGCCCGTCTGCT CCCCCTCGTCCTGCTGCAAatcctcctcctctgtgtccctCCTCTGCCGCCCCGCCTGCTGCGTGCCCGCCTCCTCCTGCCAGCCCAGCTGCTGCCGCCCGGCCTCCTGTGTGTCCCTCCTCTGCCGACCCACATGCTCCCGCCCCACCTGCTGTGTGCCCACCTCCTCCTGCCAGCCCTCCTGCTGCACCTCCTCCCCCTGCCAGCAGGCCTGCTGCGAGCCCGTCTGCTGCACTCCTGTCTGCTGCAGGCCCGTCTGCTGTGAGGCCTCCCCCTGCTCAGCCCCCTCATCCTGCTGCAGAccctcctcctctgtgtccctCCTCTGCCGCCCCGTGTGCCGCCCCGCCTGCTGCATGCCCGCCTCCTCCTGCCAGCCCAGCTGCTGCCGCCCGGCCTCCTCTGTGTCCCTCCTCTGCCGGCCCGCATGCTCCCGCCCCGCCTGCTATGTCCCTATCTCCGCCCCAGAGCCCTGCTGCTGA
- the LOC139034826 gene encoding keratin-associated protein 10-8-like, translating to MAFSNLSACSSDLSYSSRICLPGSYDSCTGSSWQVDDCPESCCEPPCCAPSCCAPAPRLTLLCAPVSCESSPCCQPACSSSCLALGCQPSSCQSSCCTSSPCQQACCEPVCCRPVCCTPVCCTPVCCRPVCCRPVCCRPVCCEPVCCEPVCSRPVCCRPLCCESSPCSASLCCQPNPCSSVSCRPSSSVSLLCRPVCRPACCVPASSCQPSCCRPASSLSLLCRPACSRPACCLPTLAPEPCC from the coding sequence ATGGCCTTCTCCAACCTGTCTGCTTGCTCCAGCGACCTGAGCTACAGCAGCCGGATCTGTCTGCCCGGGTCCTATGACTCCTGCACCGGCTCCTCCTGGCAGGTGGACGACTGTCCAGAGAGCTGCTGCGAGCCCCCTTGCTGTGCCCCCAGCTGCTGCGCCCCGGCCCCCCGCCTGACCCTCCTCTGCGCCCCAGTGAGCTGCGAGTCCAGCCCCTGCTGCCAGCCAGCCTGCAGCAGCTCCTGCCTGGCCTTGGGCTGCCAGCCGTCTAGCTGCCAGTCCTCCTGCTGCACCTCCTCCCCCTGCCAGCAGGCCTGCTGTGAGCCCGTCTGCTGCAGGCCTGTCTGCTGCACGCCTGTCTGCTGCACTCCTGTCTGCTgcaggcctgtgtgctgcaggcCTGTCTGCTGCAGGCCCGTGTGCTGTGAGCCCGTGTGCTGTGAGCCCGTCTGCAGCAGGCCTGTCTGCTGCAGGCCCCTGTGCTGTGAGTCCTCCCCCTGCTCAGCCTCCTTGTGCTGCCAGCCCAACCCCTGCTCCTCGGTCAGTTGCAGACCCTCCTCCTCCGTGTCCCTGCTCTGCCGTCCCGTGTGCCGCCCCGCCTGCTGCGTGCCCGCATCCTCCTGCCAGCCCAGCTGTTGCCGCCCGGCCTCCTCTTTGTCCCTGCTCTGCCGGCCCGCATGCTCCCGCCCTGCTTGCTGCCTCCCAACCTTGGCCCCGGAGCCCTGTTGCTGA
- the LOC139034825 gene encoding keratin-associated protein 10-8-like: MAFSNLSACSSDLSYGSRVCLPGSYDSCTGSSWQVDDCPESCCEPPCCAPSCCAPAPRLTLLCAPVSCESSPCCQPACSSSCLASCCQQSSCHSSCCTSSPCQQACCEPVCCRPVCCTPVCCRPVCCRPVCCTAVCCRPVCCEPVCCTPVCSRPVCCRPVCCESSPCSASLCCQPNPCSSVSCRPSSSVSLLCRPVCRPACCVPASSCQPSCCRPASSVSLLCRPACSRPACCLPTLAPEPCC, encoded by the coding sequence ATGGCCTTCTCCAACCTGTCTGCTTGCTCCAGCGACCTGAGCTACGGCAGCCGGGTCTGCTTGCCCGGGTCCTATGACTCCTGCACCGGCTCCTCCTGGCAGGTGGACGACTGTCCAGAGAGCTGCTGCGAGCCCCCCTGCTGTGCCCCCAGCTGCTGCGCCCCGGCCCCCCGCCTGACCCTCCTCTGCGCCCCAGTGAGCTGCGAGTCCAGCCCCTGCTGCCAGCCAGCCTGCAGCAGCTCCTGCCTGGCCTCATGCTGCCAGCAGTCTAGCTGCCACTCCTCCTGCTGCACCTCCTCCCCCTGCCAGCAGGCCTGCTGTGAGCCCGTCTGCTGCAGGCCCGTCTGCTGCACTCCTGTCTGCTGCAGGCCCGTGTGCTGCAGGCCTGTCTGCTGCACTGCTGTCTGCTGCAGGCCCGTGTGCTGTGAGCCCGTCTGCTGCACGCCCGTCTGCAGCAGGCCTGTCTGCTGCAGGCCCGTCTGCTGTGAGTCCTCCCCCTGCTCAGCCTCCTTGTGCTGCCAGCCCAACCCCTGCTCCTCGGTCAGTTGCAGACCCTCCTCCTCCGTGTCCCTGCTCTGCCGTCCTGTGTGCCGCCCCGCCTGCTGCGTGCCCGCCTCCTCCTGCCAGCCCAGCTGCTGCCGCCCGGCCTCCTCTGTGTCCCTGCTCTGCCGGCCCGCATGCTCCCGCCCTGCTTGCTGCCTCCCAACCTTGGCCCCGGAGCCCTGTTGCTGA
- the LOC139034827 gene encoding keratin-associated protein 10-8-like, translating to MATSTLSVCSSDLSYNCPESCCEPPCCAPSCCAPAPRLTLLCAPVSCESSPCCQPACSSSCLALGCKQSSCQPSCCTSSPCQQACCEPVCCRPVCCRPVCCRPVCCEPVCCRPVCCTPVCCRPVCCESSPCSASLCCQPNPCSSVSCRPSSSVSLLCRPVCRPACCVPTSSCQPSCCRPASSVSLLCRPACSRPACCVPASEPCC from the coding sequence ATGGCCACCTCCACCCTGTCCGTCTGCTCCAGCGACCTGAGCTACAACTGTCCAGAGAGCTGCTGCGAGCCCCCCTGCTGCGCCCCCAGCTGCTGCGCCCCGGCCCCCCGCCTGACCCTCCTCTGCGCCCCAGTGAGCTGCGAGTCCAGCCCCTGCTGCCAGCCAGCCTGCAGCAGCTCCTGCCTGGCCTTGGGCTGCAAGCAGTCTAGCTGCCAGCCCTCCTGCTGCACCTCCTCCCCCTGCCAGCAGGCCTGCTGTGAGCCCGTCTGCTGCAGGCCCGTCTGCTGCAGGCCCGTGTGCTGCAGGCCCGTCTGCTGCGAGCCCGTCTGCTGCAGGCCCGTCTGCTGCACTCCTGTCTGCTGCAGGCCCGTGTGCTGTGAGTCCTCCCCCTGCTCAGCCTCCTTGTGCTGCCAGCCCAACCCCTGCTCCTCGGTCAGTTGCAGACCCTCCTCCTCCGTGTCCCTGCTCTGCCGGCCCGTGTGCCGCCCCGCCTGCTGTGTGCCCACCTCCTCCTGCCAGCCCAGCTGCTGCCGCCCGGCCTCCTCTGTGTCCCTGCTCTGCCGGCCTGCGTGCTCCCGCCCTGCTTGCTGCGTCCCTGCCTCAGAGCCCTGCTGCTAA
- the LOC139034701 gene encoding keratin-associated protein 10-8-like — translation MTDLSYDCPESCCEPPCCAPSCCTPAPRLTLLCAPVSCESSPCCQPACSSSSPCQQACCEPVCCRPVCCTSACCEPVCCRPVCCTSVCCTPVCCRPVCCEPVCCRPVCCRPVCCRPVCCESSPCSASLCCQPNPCSSVSCRPSSSVSLLCRPVCRPACCVPASSCQPSCCRPASCVSLLCRPACSRPACCLPTLAPEPCC, via the exons GGACCTGAGCTATGACTGTCCAGAGAGCTGCTGCGAGCCCCCCTGCTGCGCCCCCAGCTGCTGCACCCCGGCCCCCCGCCTGACCCTCCTCTGTGCCCCAGTGAGCTGCGAGTCCAGCCCCTGCTGCCAGCCAGCCTGCAGCAGCTCCTCCCCCTGCCAGCAGGCCTGCTGTGAGCCCGTCTGCTGCAGGCCCGTCTGCTGCACGTCT GCCTGCTGTGAGCCCGTCTGCTGCAGGCCCGTCTGCTGCACGTCTGTCTGTTGCACACCTGTCTGCTGCAGGCCCGTGTGCTGTGAGCCCGTCTGCTGCAGACCTGTCTGCTGCAGGCCTGTCTGCTGCAGACCTGTCTGCTGTGAGTCCTCCCCCTGCTCAGCCTCCTTGTGCTGCCAGCCCAACCCCTGCTCCTCGGTCAGTTGCAGGccctcctcctctgtgtccctgCTCTGCCGTCCTGTGTGCCGCCCTGCCTGCTGCgtgcctgcctcctcctgccaGCCCAGCTGCTGCCGCCCGGCCTCCTGCGTGTCCCTGCTCTGCCGGCCCGCATGCTCCCGCCCTGCTTGCTGCCTCCCAACCTTGGCTCCGGAGCCCTGTTGCTGA